In Streptomyces hawaiiensis, one genomic interval encodes:
- the rhaS gene encoding rhamnose ABC transporter substrate-binding protein: MRKSTLRRSCAALATATSLALALTACGGTTKKDVADEGASAATAGKADPNAATKKGLTVGFLPKQVNNPYFTSADKGGEKALKELGSSYKEVGPSSATDTAGQVSYVNTLTQQQVDAMAVSAQDPGALCTALKQAMKNDIKVVTYDSDTTPDCRNAFVSQASAEDLGRTEVQLLAKQVDHKGEIAILSAAQTATNQNTWIDFMKDELKKPEYKNMKLVKVAYGNDDAQQSFQQTQGLLQEYPNLKGIISPTTVGIKAAAQYLSGSKYKGKVKLTGLGTPNDMRKYVKNGTVEAFELWDPAKLGELAARTAVALSSGQITGKEGETFKAGSMGEYTIGKDGVISLGKPTVFDAKNIDQFNF, from the coding sequence ATGCGCAAGTCAACCCTCCGCCGCAGCTGCGCGGCCCTCGCCACCGCCACCTCCCTCGCGCTCGCGCTCACCGCCTGCGGCGGCACCACCAAGAAGGACGTCGCCGACGAGGGCGCCTCCGCCGCCACCGCCGGCAAGGCCGACCCCAACGCCGCCACCAAGAAGGGCCTCACCGTCGGGTTCCTGCCCAAGCAGGTCAACAACCCGTACTTCACCAGCGCCGACAAGGGCGGCGAGAAGGCGCTGAAGGAGCTGGGGTCCAGCTACAAGGAGGTCGGGCCGTCCAGCGCGACCGACACCGCCGGGCAGGTCTCCTACGTCAACACGCTCACCCAGCAGCAGGTCGACGCGATGGCCGTCTCCGCGCAGGACCCCGGTGCGCTGTGCACCGCCCTGAAGCAGGCCATGAAGAACGACATCAAGGTCGTCACCTACGACTCCGACACCACCCCCGACTGCCGCAACGCCTTCGTCTCCCAGGCCTCCGCCGAGGACCTGGGCCGTACCGAGGTGCAGCTGCTCGCCAAGCAGGTCGACCACAAGGGCGAGATCGCGATCCTGTCCGCCGCGCAGACCGCGACGAACCAGAACACCTGGATCGACTTCATGAAGGACGAGCTGAAGAAGCCCGAGTACAAGAACATGAAGCTGGTGAAGGTCGCGTACGGCAACGACGACGCCCAGCAGTCCTTCCAGCAGACCCAGGGCCTGCTCCAGGAGTACCCGAACCTGAAGGGGATCATCTCCCCGACCACCGTCGGCATCAAGGCCGCCGCCCAGTACCTGTCGGGCTCCAAGTACAAGGGCAAGGTCAAGCTGACCGGCCTCGGCACCCCCAACGACATGCGCAAGTACGTCAAGAACGGCACCGTCGAGGCGTTCGAGCTGTGGGACCCGGCCAAGCTCGGCGAGCTGGCCGCCCGTACCGCCGTCGCGCTGTCCTCCGGGCAGATCACCGGCAAGGAGGGCGAGACCTTCAAGGCCGGCTCCATGGGCGAGTACACCATCGGCAAGGACGGCGTGATCAGCCTCGGCAAGCCGACCGTGTTCGACGCCAAGAACATCGACCAGTTCAACTTCTAG
- a CDS encoding L-rhamnose mutarotase, with protein MQRVCFLLKVRAERLDEYRERHAAVWPEMLQALSQTGWHNYSLFLREDGLLVGYLETEDFAAAQAGMEATDVNARWQAEMAPFFESLDGARPDEAMKPLTEVFHLA; from the coding sequence ATGCAGCGCGTGTGCTTCCTGCTGAAGGTCCGGGCGGAGCGCCTCGACGAGTACCGCGAGCGGCACGCCGCGGTATGGCCCGAGATGCTCCAGGCACTCTCACAGACCGGCTGGCACAACTACTCGCTCTTCCTGCGCGAGGACGGACTGCTCGTCGGCTACCTCGAGACCGAGGACTTCGCGGCCGCCCAGGCCGGCATGGAAGCCACCGACGTCAACGCCCGCTGGCAGGCGGAGATGGCGCCGTTCTTCGAGTCGCTGGACGGCGCCCGGCCCGACGAGGCCATGAAACCGCTCACCGAAGTATTCCACCTCGCATGA